Within Syntrophales bacterium, the genomic segment TTTGAAGTCATCACTGGTTCCCGGAGGGAACTGTTTCATGCTAATATTGTGCAGCGAACTCCGTGGACGCGCCAATTCCGCCCGCGCCGGACCGAAGGGCCAAAAGGCGAAGAAATTGATGATCTGATCGAGTGGACACGCTCTCACTGGGACAATCTGGTACTGAAACCTGAGAGAGGTTATTCCGGGAGGGGAGTGCTGGTCGGGAAGATCAATAACGATGCTGACGAGGCGGTGGGTATAGCCCTGAAGCAGGAGAATTATATTGTCCAGGAGAAGATTCCCCTCGAGTTGTGGTCCGAGGATATACCCGCATTGGATCTGGAGAAAGAACGCATTTTTTTGGAATACTGCCAGACGGATTTCCGTTGCTTAATGGGGGATAAAGGCTTGTTCGGATTTTTGAGCCGGTTTGGTGGTGTGCCGACTAACGTAGGAAGCGGCGGTGGAGTTCAGCCGTTGGCCATACTTCGGTCGGATATAAGTATTCGCGAGGCGGTGGATCGTATGAATGAAGCCATTTTGGGCATGGAATACGGAGATCTCTTTGAGGTCGTGGAGATGCAGAAAAAGATGGCCATAGAGCACCAGTTGACCTATTTGCTCGGTCCGATTAAGATCGCCTCAAGGCCGAGGTTGATTACCATACACCAGCTTGAATCCCTTAAAAGCTATTGTGCTGACCTGTGGCTGGACTGCCTGACACTGGAAAAGATGTGGCTGTCCGGTGAACTGGATAACATTGTAAATATCGAAGAAGAAGAGCTTGAAATCGCACGCTTGCAGCCCTGGGGTGGTACGCCGGCGGTTATTGCCTCGGACGGACTGTTCAATTTTGGAGTCGATTAGGATGCATTATGAACATCAAGGTAGATGCTGACTGGTGGAAAACCATGTTTGATGAGGTCTATCTCCTTACCGATGCCCGTTCGGTCTGTGACGAAGACATCACATGCCGTGAAGTCGATCTCATTTGTGAGCTGCTACCGATCCAGCCTGAACACAGGGTTTTGGATCTCTGCGGCGGCCACGGACGCCACAGCCTGGAATTGTGTGCCCGAGGGTTTACCGGGTGTACCCTGCTGGACTATTCTGGCTATCTTATTGATCACGCCAGGGAGCATGCCGCAAAGTACAATTACAATATGGATTTTATACAAGCCGACGCGAGATGTACCAGACTCCCCGACGAAAGCTTTGACCACGTTCTCATTATGGGTAATTCCCTCGGTTATATCCCGGAACCTGCTGCCGACAGACAAATTCTGGAAGAGGCATGCCGTATCCTCTCCCCTGACGGCTGGCTGCTGATTGATGTGACTGATGGAACCGTAGTTAAGGAATCTTTCAATCCTAACGCCTGGCATGAGATCATTGAGGATATTGTGGTCTGCCGACAGCGCAAAATGGAGAAAAATACTGTATATGCCCGTGAGATCGTTCTGAGCAAACAGGAGGGCTTGATCCGCGACTGCACTTACTCGATACGTCTTTATGAATCCGAGGATCTTGTGTTATTGCTGAAACAGGTCGGGTTCGAGAGCATCAGAGTTTATACCGACTTTTCTCCCCACCGGTATAAAGGTGATTATGGTTTCATGAACCATCGCATGCTTGCCGTGGGTCGAAAGTCCTGAGTGCCGAGTAAAACGTTCTGACCGGGAGCGCACCCGCAAGCCCCGCCTTGTAGGCTGGGTAAGGGGCGCAATAAAAAAGGAATATATTATTCGCAATAGCTCACTATCTCCGATTATTCGCTTTGCTCATGAATCTTCGATTGATTCGCCTTAGGCTCATGAATCTTCGATTGATTCGCCTTAGGCTCATGAATCTTCGATTTCCTTGCCCGCAAGCCCGCCTTGTAGGCGGGGAGACTGACAATGTTATATTGCTGATTTTCTTGCCCTATCTATCAGAAAAAACCCTCTCAAGATAGATTCTTCTCGGCCGGGACCATATAGTGTAAAAAAAGTATTGCCTGCGTAAGTGTTCTGAATCCCTTTAGATTGTACCGGTTAAAAAAATCTTCCAAATTTTTTCTTGCAATGCACAATATATGGTATTAATATCAGGAAACGCCACAATATCTTGTGGAGAAATATAAATTAAGGCGGGGGCAAGTCTCATGCATACTAAGATAAGAAAGAGGGATGGCAGGTATGTAAAGTTCAATGCCGATAAGATTACCAACGCCATAGCGAGTGCGGGGGCGGCTACTGGTGAATTCGATGATGTTAAGGTGCCAAGGAAGCTGACACTGAAAGCCCTGAACCTGGCGGAAAAGCTTTTCGACGACAAGGTAATGGGGGTGGAGGACATACAGGACATTGTAGAAGAGGTTCTTCTGGATTCTCCATACCGCAGGGCAGCAAAAGCATATATAATATATCGTGATCAGCATGCGAGACTTCGAGAAATTGCCGATAAGATGGAAGTTGATCTGGTCGATCAGTATCTGAAGAAGATCGACTGGAAGGTTAACGAGAACAGTAATATGGGTTATTCTCTGCAGGGATTGAATAACTACATTTCCTCTGAAGTCAGTAAGGTTTACTGGTTGAACGAAATTTACCCGCCGGAGATCAGGGCCGCACACACAGAGGGTGACTTTCACCTTCACGATTTAAGTATTCTCTCTGTTTACTGTGTAGGCTGGGATCTTTTTGACCTTTTGATGGAAGGATTTAAAGGGGTATCGGGCAAGGTAGAGAGTAAACCGGCTAAACACCTCCGCAGCGCACTGGGACAGATCGTAAACTTCTTCTATACTCTTCAGGGGGAGGCTGCAGGCGCCCAGGCTTTTTCAAATTTTGATACCCTTTTAGCTCCGTTCATAAGATATGACAATTTAAACTACAAAGAAGTCAAGCAGGCTCTGCAAGAGTTTATCTTTAATATAAATGTACCGACAAGGGTTGGGTTTCAGACCCCATTTACCAACGTTACACTGGATGTGACCGTTCCGGAATATTACGCCAATCAGAATGTGATCATCGGTGGTAAGATACAAAAAGAGACGTACCGGGATTTTCAGGAAGAGATGAATCATTTCAACAAGGCCTTTCTGGAAGTGATGGCGGAGGGAGATGCCAAGGGGAGAGTATTCACCTTTCCTATTCCTACCTATAATATCACTAAAGAATTTGACTGGGAAAGTCCCAATCTAAATGGTCTTTGGCAGATGACAGCCAAATATGGTGTGCCCTATTTTTCTAATTTTATAAATTCAGATATGAATCCGGAAGACGCAAGGAGTATGTGCTGCAGATTACGAATTGATAACAGAGACCTGGAAAAAAGGGGCGGCGGCCTTTTCGGGTCAAATCCGCTGACGGGGTCTATTGGAGTGGTCACTATCAATATGCCGAGGATCGGTTATCTGAGCAAAACGGAGAACGAGTTTGTGATGCGCCTGGAGAAGGTAATGATCCTCGCCAGGGAGAGTCTGGAAATAAAAAGGAAGGTTCTCGAAAAGTATACTGATGGGAATCTTTATCCTTACACGAAATATTATCTGAGGAGCGTAAAAGAGCGTTTTGATGAATACTGGAAAAATCATTTTTCGACCATCGGTCTGGTGGGGATGAATGAAGGCTGTTTGAATCTGCTCGGAAAGAGTATCGGGGATCAAGAGGGGCAGGAATTGACCCGGAGGGTTCTGGATTTCATGAGAGGCAAGTTGGTCCAGTTTCAGAAAGAGACGGGAAACAACTATAATCTTGAAGCGACTCCCGCTGAAGGAACATCTTTCAGCCTGGCAAAAATAGACAGGAAAAAATATCCTGACATAATATGTGCCAATGAGAATGGAAACAGAGGAGAAAAAGGGTCCGCATTTTATACTAATTCTACTCAGCTGCCGGTGAATTTCACCGATGATGTTTTCGAGGCGCTCGACCTGCAGGATAGCATACAGACAAAATATACAGGTGGAACTGTTTTTCACACATATGCCGGTGAACGTATTGATAATCCTGAGGCTGTTAAGGTGCTTGTGCGCAAAATCTGTGAAAAGTATCGTTTGCCCTATGTGACCTTTACTCCTACTTTCAGTGTTTGCCCGACTCACGGGTATTTGAGCGGGGAACATGAAACGTGTTCAAAGTGTGGAGAAGCATGTGAGATATATTCACGTGTGGTGGGTTATCTGCGTCCCGTGAAACAGTGGAACAAAGGGAAGCAGGAAGAGTTTAAAATAAGGAAAACGTTCAATTTTTAGGATATGAATATTGGTGGCCTGCAGAAAGTTTCTCTAATAGATTATCCGGAAAAAATATGCGCTGTTCTGTTTGTTCAGGGGTGTAATTTCAGGTGTCCATTCTGTCATAATCCGGAGCTCGTAGATCCCGATCGTTACCATGATTGTATTCCGGAAGAGGAACTTTTTTCCTTTTTAGAGAAGCGAAGGGGAAAACTTGATGCCGTAAACATTACAGGGGGTGAGCCGACTATACAGCCGGATCTGGTTGAATTTGTTGAGCGCGTTAAGGGGATGAGCTATCTGGTCAAGATAGACACAAACGGGTCGCGCCCTGAAGTGCTGAAAAAATTGATCGACCGGGGGCTTTTAGATTATATTGCTATGGATGTGAAAGCCCCTCTAATGAGATATCGTGAAATTACCGGATCTGATATAAAGCCTGCCATAATCAAACAAAGCATTAAAATGATTATGGATTCAGGTATAGAATATGAGTTTCGTACAACGGTTGTAAAATCTCTTCTGGACAAAAATGATCTGCGAAAAATCGCAGGAACAATAAAAGATGCCCGCCTTTATGTCCTGCAGAAATTTGTCCCCTCAAAATCCCTCGATGAAAAATTTCTAAGCGAAACGACCTACTCAGATGAAGATTTCGAAGCCATGAAGGAAAAACTCAAGAATTACGCCGGGCATGTGACTGTGCGATAAAAAGGCAGGGGGGAAGGTCTTACAATACCACACAAAATCCCCCCTTTAGTAAAGGGGGGTGAGGGGGGATTAAAGATTTCAACTTACAGTAGCCGACACACAAGCGACAATCCCGAATATTCCCCTCTCACGCCGAGCGAACACCTCAAAATCATTGGAAAAGTAATCAGGATAGAAAAGGGGTATTAAGTTCTGAGAGGGACACATCTTAAATATTGTTGATAATGGGGGTATAAGAAAAAAACAGCCAAACCTGCCCTTGACTCATTTGTTAGAATTTGTTGATTTTGTATATTACATGTTTGGTGGTACTACGTACTATTAGCTCCTCACATTCAAAGGCGTTTAACCAAATTAGGTTACGTTTTTGTGAAAAAAAATATAACGTTTTATCCAGTTAACGTATGCTTGTTCTGTGCGAATTGAGTAATGCTTCTTTCTAATCACATAACGGACTTGATCAAGCAGCTTCATATAATAAACTGACTTTCAGTATTTATATGATTCAATATGGTCTCGATCCTTTACAACATATCTTATTTACTGTACGTTTTCAACGTCAAGTTAGTTATGCCGTGATATAATACGGTGAATGGGCAGTATAATATATGTTAGACTTTCGCTAGGATCATTTGACATGGACAGAAAAGCACAGGCTATATCACTCGTAGATTATCTCCAATCGCTTGATGATTTCGTCATGATCGACTACTTTGACGGCAATTATGGCCACATGGGAGCAACAATTTCTGATGCAATACTCCAGGCAGGAACAACGTATGAGACAGTTGTACGTCCCAGGATCAAAAGAATCAGAGAGGTATATTCAGAGGCCGTGACTACTTCAGAATTTTGGCGGTTACTCCAAGAGAAAGGCTCAAAGGCAGTGCTATCGTGGAAGGATGATGAGAAGCCAAGAAGAGTAGTTGAATTCACCAAGTTCCTGCTTGAGGAGGGTATTGAGACCGAAGGAGCACTCAGCGAATGGATCGAATCGGATTCCAACAGGGCTCGACTACTCAAAGTGAGAGGAATTGGACCCAAGACAGCTGACTATATTAAAATTTTGGTAGGTTCTCAGACTGCAGCAGTAGACAGGCATGTTTTTAGACTTCTGAGTGAAGCGGGGCTTGAGACTTCCAACTATGAGGAAGCCAAGGAAATTCTCAATCTCGCTGCAGACATCTTTGGAGTAGAAAGAGCCCTTTTCGATCACAGCATCTGGCAATACATGTCGAAGCGTGACAAACTGAAATCAAAGAAGTTTCCTTGCTAATGAATTGACAAATAAAGTCTAACCTTTCGTTCCACCAGACAACAAAAGCCTAGCGGCTTTTGTTGTCTGGTGAACTTTTCGTTGGCCGACAACGACAAGGCCCGTGACGGAGTATGAATATGTATAGAGTCGATATCCAGAACAAGAAACTGATTGAGATCCCCGCAACATCCTACAGTGAACTCAACCTGAGGGAGCGTTTTGACATCCAAGAGTGGATAGCAGACACACCGGAAATACTTGGCGAGCCACTGCTGATAATTGCGAAGGAACTGGTGCTTCCGTCTGGACGCCGTCTTGATTTGCTTGCTGTGGATAAAGAGGGAGCATTGGCCATCATCGAGTTGAAACGAGATAACTCCGGTGCTGATGTCGAGTGGCAGGCGATCAAGTATGCTTCTTACTGTTCCAGTTTCTCTGACGACGAAATCTATAAGCATTTTGCGGAATATCTTGGTACGGACGGCGACGATGCTCAGGTCAAAATTGAGGGATTTATCAACTGTGAACCAGAAGATCTGAACCAGCGTCAAAGGATAATTTTGGTTGCAAAGGAATTTCACTCCGAGGTTATCTCTGCCGTGCTGTGGCTTCGTGAGTCAGAGATAGATATCGAATGTATCCGGTTGACCCCCTATTTCGATCAGAATGGTGAACTTTTTATTAATCCCGAAATAATTATTCCGCTCCCGGAAGCAAAAGACTACATCCAGAAGAAGGAAAGCAAACAGAAAGAACAGAAACAACCAGGCAAAAGTTCGTTTTCACTTGAAAAATCAAATTTGGAGCCAGCCGAGCTAAAGGATCGAATCGTTGAATCACTTACCCGCCCCAGCGATCTTACTCCGCGCTTCCGAGCCTTCCTGGAGATAATCAGCCAAGAGGATCGAATCTACAACCGAGATGAAGTAAAGCAAGGGCTGTCTGAGGCTGGCGTGGGGAACGATATCGGCCAAAGTGGTCGATACCTTAGCAATATCTCTCAGTTTTTGACCAAGAAATCAAATCCGCACCTCCGGCAGGCAATCGAATTCGAGACAGGTGGGACCCATGGTGAGACAAAGGACAATTACCATGTTATTTCCGGATATCGTGACTTAATTCAACAGGCTTTGGAAGAGACATCACGAGAAGTATCAAAAGAGCCGCAGGCCAACAAGTTGGTCCAGCCGACCTCGTAAACTCGGCGGCTGACCACGGCGTTATACTTATAAAAGAACGGAGGTGAGCGATGGTAAACAAGGATGATTTTGAATACGCTGGTTTTTGGATTCGTGTTTGGGCAAGCATTATAGACACTATTTTAATTCTTATAATAACGATGCCCATTCTTTTATCGGTTTATGGGACAGGATATTTTGATTCAGATAAGATCATTCAATGGCCATTGGACTTTTTTGTTTCTTGGGTTTTCCCGGCAATTGCCGTGATCTTTTTTTGGATTTATAAATCAGCAACTCCAGGAAAAATGGCAATATCATCAAAAATCGTAAATGCGCATACGGGAGAAAAACCTTCTGTAGGGCAGTTTGTTGGACGCTACTTTGCCTACTTCATTTCCGGTATTCCATTAGGACTTGGAATCATTTGGATAGCATTCGATAAAAGGAAACAAGGGTGGCACGACAAGTTGGCTGGAACTGTCGTAATTCGTAGAAAGAATAGAGAACCAGAACCAGTCAGATTTAAAAGTTAAGCATAACCTATAAGGATTGAGTCGATCCGCGAAGCGGTCGAACTCAATCCATTGTTCAATAAGCCCGATCTCATTATATAGGGTAATGATTCGTTGCCGTAGAGAGGAAAGAGATTTTGGAGTTGTAAATTTTGACAGGGTTTAGCGAAAATTATCGTTCTTTGATAAGATAGATATCTTTTTCACTCCTGAAATTGTCCTGAAGCTGCCTGCTTTCGGTATTGAAGCAACCGTCTGGCGGAATTTAGCAACAGAAATCCATTCAATCCCAAAAACGGTTTTCAGGAAGGTAATATCTGCCTTTATTGATTTGCTACAATTCAATCATTTCAGCCATTATCCGGGTTGCCAGAGTTCATATGGCATGATGCTGTATCGATACACAAGTCTCCCTCCACAATGAGGGCAGTAAGGCGATGCTTTTTCCTGCTTTTTTGGGACTTGGTATTCTACGAAAAAGTCTAAAGACAGCTCAATGGCGGCCCTGATATCTTTCAGGGTTACTGACGAGCCTGATCCCATAAAGCCGTAATAGCGGATCTTCATGAATCCGGTCGGTAAAACGTGTTGGAGATAGCGCCGGATAAATTCCATGACATCAAGGGTCATGGTCCGCCAGCGGGAACTTTTCTGCTTTTTGTAACGGAAGGTAACCTGACGATTCTCTACTTTTACGATTCGACTGTCAGAGATGGCCACCTTGAAAACATAAGGCGCCAGGTATTTCAGGCTTGCCTCGCTGCTACCGACGGCCTGGCAATTAACATTCCAATCAATATTCCATACGATTGGGTCAATCTGATCGAAAAGGCCGGTTTTCTTCATCTCATCCCGGAATTTGGCGCGAAAGATCTTTGACAAGGCTGATACAGGGACATAAAAATCAACGCGCGACGAGTGCCAAATACCGGTCTCTTTATCGAAAGCGCCACCGGGAACGATGTAATGGATATGGGGATGATGTCCCAGTTGTTGCCCCCAGGTATGCAGAACACCGAAAAATCCAGGGCAGTCACCTCCGACAAATTTCTCATCGGCGGACAGTTTTTTCAGTGACGTTGAAGAGGCTGCAAAAAGGGCGGAGTAAGCGATTCTTTGATGACTGCGCATAAAACGGCGCAGTTGTCTGGGAACTGTGAAGGTGACCATGAAGTGGTGACCGGGCAGTTCCCTGTTCAGTTGTCTTTCCAGCCACTGCCGGGCTTTGTGATTCTGGCAGGTCGGGCAGTGGCGGTTGCCGCAGGAACGGAAAACGATAGTCGGCTTGTTACACTGTTTGCATGAGTAAACATTGACACCGCAGACTTCGGTGCGACAGTTAATGATTCCCTTGATCACTTTCCGGTGGTTCGAAGGAATCGATTCCTGATAAGTTTCCAGGTACTCGGGGCCGTGCTCACGAAAGATATCAGCGATAGCTCCCATGGTCGAGTCCTTTCATTACATCGTTGATAATGCCGAAGGCGTTTTCCTGGCCTTTGCTGGTCAGATGCAGATAGACCATGGTGGTTTCCAACTGGGCGTGCCCCAGGTAGCGTTGGATAGCGCGGATATTAACGCCTGCTTCAAGGAGATGCGTAGCGTATGAGTGGCGCAGGGTATGAACTGAGACATGC encodes:
- a CDS encoding class I SAM-dependent methyltransferase; translated protein: MNIKVDADWWKTMFDEVYLLTDARSVCDEDITCREVDLICELLPIQPEHRVLDLCGGHGRHSLELCARGFTGCTLLDYSGYLIDHAREHAAKYNYNMDFIQADARCTRLPDESFDHVLIMGNSLGYIPEPAADRQILEEACRILSPDGWLLIDVTDGTVVKESFNPNAWHEIIEDIVVCRQRKMEKNTVYAREIVLSKQEGLIRDCTYSIRLYESEDLVLLLKQVGFESIRVYTDFSPHRYKGDYGFMNHRMLAVGRKS
- a CDS encoding ribonucleoside triphosphate reductase; the encoded protein is MHTKIRKRDGRYVKFNADKITNAIASAGAATGEFDDVKVPRKLTLKALNLAEKLFDDKVMGVEDIQDIVEEVLLDSPYRRAAKAYIIYRDQHARLREIADKMEVDLVDQYLKKIDWKVNENSNMGYSLQGLNNYISSEVSKVYWLNEIYPPEIRAAHTEGDFHLHDLSILSVYCVGWDLFDLLMEGFKGVSGKVESKPAKHLRSALGQIVNFFYTLQGEAAGAQAFSNFDTLLAPFIRYDNLNYKEVKQALQEFIFNINVPTRVGFQTPFTNVTLDVTVPEYYANQNVIIGGKIQKETYRDFQEEMNHFNKAFLEVMAEGDAKGRVFTFPIPTYNITKEFDWESPNLNGLWQMTAKYGVPYFSNFINSDMNPEDARSMCCRLRIDNRDLEKRGGGLFGSNPLTGSIGVVTINMPRIGYLSKTENEFVMRLEKVMILARESLEIKRKVLEKYTDGNLYPYTKYYLRSVKERFDEYWKNHFSTIGLVGMNEGCLNLLGKSIGDQEGQELTRRVLDFMRGKLVQFQKETGNNYNLEATPAEGTSFSLAKIDRKKYPDIICANENGNRGEKGSAFYTNSTQLPVNFTDDVFEALDLQDSIQTKYTGGTVFHTYAGERIDNPEAVKVLVRKICEKYRLPYVTFTPTFSVCPTHGYLSGEHETCSKCGEACEIYSRVVGYLRPVKQWNKGKQEEFKIRKTFNF
- a CDS encoding anaerobic ribonucleoside-triphosphate reductase activating protein; protein product: MNIGGLQKVSLIDYPEKICAVLFVQGCNFRCPFCHNPELVDPDRYHDCIPEEELFSFLEKRRGKLDAVNITGGEPTIQPDLVEFVERVKGMSYLVKIDTNGSRPEVLKKLIDRGLLDYIAMDVKAPLMRYREITGSDIKPAIIKQSIKMIMDSGIEYEFRTTVVKSLLDKNDLRKIAGTIKDARLYVLQKFVPSKSLDEKFLSETTYSDEDFEAMKEKLKNYAGHVTVR
- a CDS encoding MmcB family DNA repair protein, yielding MYRVDIQNKKLIEIPATSYSELNLRERFDIQEWIADTPEILGEPLLIIAKELVLPSGRRLDLLAVDKEGALAIIELKRDNSGADVEWQAIKYASYCSSFSDDEIYKHFAEYLGTDGDDAQVKIEGFINCEPEDLNQRQRIILVAKEFHSEVISAVLWLRESEIDIECIRLTPYFDQNGELFINPEIIIPLPEAKDYIQKKESKQKEQKQPGKSSFSLEKSNLEPAELKDRIVESLTRPSDLTPRFRAFLEIISQEDRIYNRDEVKQGLSEAGVGNDIGQSGRYLSNISQFLTKKSNPHLRQAIEFETGGTHGETKDNYHVISGYRDLIQQALEETSREVSKEPQANKLVQPTS
- a CDS encoding RDD family protein; protein product: MVNKDDFEYAGFWIRVWASIIDTILILIITMPILLSVYGTGYFDSDKIIQWPLDFFVSWVFPAIAVIFFWIYKSATPGKMAISSKIVNAHTGEKPSVGQFVGRYFAYFISGIPLGLGIIWIAFDKRKQGWHDKLAGTVVIRRKNREPEPVRFKS
- a CDS encoding transposase; its protein translation is MGAIADIFREHGPEYLETYQESIPSNHRKVIKGIINCRTEVCGVNVYSCKQCNKPTIVFRSCGNRHCPTCQNHKARQWLERQLNRELPGHHFMVTFTVPRQLRRFMRSHQRIAYSALFAASSTSLKKLSADEKFVGGDCPGFFGVLHTWGQQLGHHPHIHYIVPGGAFDKETGIWHSSRVDFYVPVSALSKIFRAKFRDEMKKTGLFDQIDPIVWNIDWNVNCQAVGSSEASLKYLAPYVFKVAISDSRIVKVENRQVTFRYKKQKSSRWRTMTLDVMEFIRRYLQHVLPTGFMKIRYYGFMGSGSSVTLKDIRAAIELSLDFFVEYQVPKKQEKASPYCPHCGGRLVYRYSIMPYELWQPG
- a CDS encoding tyrosine-type recombinase/integrase, encoding HVSVHTLRHSYATHLLEAGVNIRAIQRYLGHAQLETTMVYLHLTSKGQENAFGIINDVMKGLDHGSYR